One window of the Zea mays cultivar B73 chromosome 3, Zm-B73-REFERENCE-NAM-5.0, whole genome shotgun sequence genome contains the following:
- the LOC100276389 gene encoding L-2-hydroxyglutarate dehydrogenase, mitochondrial isoform X1: MLLLRRLVRAGRSWGTEARGLASGAPREAADAVVVGAGVVGLAAARALAMAGREVVVVEAAPSFGTGTSSRNSEVIHAGIYYPPRSLKARLCVRGKEMLYKYCEERGVAHKRISKLIVATGAAEVPKLDMLLRNAKENGVDDLQLMEGSEAMEMEPELRCLKALLSPSTGIIDSHSLMLSLLADAENLGTTISYNTSVISGHVGSNGLELHVCESKELQNYHVGSHVNAQLVLLPKLVINSAGLSAVLLAKQFHGLDQEFVPTPHYARGCYFTLSQTKSPFSRLIYPLPEDGGIGVHVTLDLNGLVRFGPDVEWISDGGKDHVSCFLNKFDYSVNPNRCSVFYPVVRKYFPNLKDGSLEPGYSGIRPKLSGPGQPPSDFVIQGWDVHGVPGLVNLFGIESPGLTSSLAIAEHIVSKYL, translated from the exons ATGCTCCTGCTGCGGCGCCTTGTCCGGGCCGGCCGGTCGTGGGGCACCGAGGCGAGAGGCCTCGCCTCGGGGGCCCCGCGGGAGGCGGCGGACGCCGTGGTGGTGGGAGCGGGCGTCGTCGGGctcgcggcggcgcgcgcgctggCGATGGCCGGGCGCGAGGTAGTCGTGGTCGAGGCGGCCCCCAGTTTCGGCACCGGCACCAGTTCCCGCAACAGCGAGGTCATCCACGCCGGTATCTACTACCCTCCGCGAAGTCTTAAG GCTAGGCTTTGTGTAAGGGGAAAGGAAATGCTCTACAAGTACTGTGAAGAACGAGGTGTTGCCCACAAACGAATCAGCAAACTCATCGTTGCCACTGGTGCTGCAGAGGTTCCAAAGTTGGACATGCTTCTCAGAAATGCCAAAGAAAACGGGGTGGATGATCTTCAGTTGATGGAGGGTTCTGAAGCTATGGAGATGGAACCTGAGCTTCGATGTCTTAAAGCTTTACTATCACCTAGTACTGGGATAATTGACTCTCATTCACTCATGCTCTCCCTTTTG GCTGATGCTGAAAACTTGGGAACAACTATATCATATAACACATCAGTTATCAGTGGGCATGTTGGATCCAATGGCCTTGAACTCCATGTTTGTGAAAGCAAAGAGCTGCAGAATTATCATGTAGGGTCTCATGTGAACGCACAACTTGTTTTGCTTCCGAAGCTTGTGATAAACTCTGCAGGTCTGAGTGCAGTTCTACTTGCCAAACAATTTCATGGCCTTGACCAGGAATTTGTGCCCACTCCTCACTATGCGCGTGGGTGTTACTTCACCCTCTCTCAAACCAAGAGTCCTTTCAGTCGGTTAATATATCCTCTACCAGAGGATGGTGGCATAGGAGTCCATGTCACTTTAGATTTGAATGGCCTTGTTAGATTTGGTCCAGATGTTGAATGGATATCTGATGGTGGAAAGGACCATGTGTCATGTTTTCTGAACAA GTTTGATTACTCAGTAAATCCCAATCGCTGTTCTGTATTTTACCCTGTGGTAAGGAAGTATTTTCCAAATCTCAAGGATGGGTCTTTGGAACCTGGTTATTCTGGGATCCGACCAAAGCTTTCTGGTCCTGGACAACCTCCTTCAGATTTTGTTATTCAG GGGTGGGATGTCCATGGTGTTCCTGGACTGGTTAATTTGTTTGGAATAGAATCCCCTGGTTTGACCTCAAGCTTGGCAATTGCTGAACACATTGTTTCAAAGTATTTGTGA
- the LOC100276389 gene encoding L-2-hydroxyglutarate dehydrogenase, mitochondrial translates to MLLLRRLVRAGRSWGTEARGLASGAPREAADAVVVGAGVVGLAAARALAMAGREVVVVEAAPSFGTGTSSRNSEVIHAGIYYPPRSLKARLCVRGKEMLYKYCEERGVAHKRISKLIVATGAAEVPKLDMLLRNAKENGVDDLQLMEGSEAMEMEPELRCLKALLSPSTGIIDSHSLMLSLLADAENLGTTISYNTSVISGHVGSNGLELHVCESKELQNYHEFVPTPHYARGCYFTLSQTKSPFSRLIYPLPEDGGIGVHVTLDLNGLVRFGPDVEWISDGGKDHVSCFLNKFDYSVNPNRCSVFYPVVRKYFPNLKDGSLEPGYSGIRPKLSGPGQPPSDFVIQGWDVHGVPGLVNLFGIESPGLTSSLAIAEHIVSKYL, encoded by the exons ATGCTCCTGCTGCGGCGCCTTGTCCGGGCCGGCCGGTCGTGGGGCACCGAGGCGAGAGGCCTCGCCTCGGGGGCCCCGCGGGAGGCGGCGGACGCCGTGGTGGTGGGAGCGGGCGTCGTCGGGctcgcggcggcgcgcgcgctggCGATGGCCGGGCGCGAGGTAGTCGTGGTCGAGGCGGCCCCCAGTTTCGGCACCGGCACCAGTTCCCGCAACAGCGAGGTCATCCACGCCGGTATCTACTACCCTCCGCGAAGTCTTAAG GCTAGGCTTTGTGTAAGGGGAAAGGAAATGCTCTACAAGTACTGTGAAGAACGAGGTGTTGCCCACAAACGAATCAGCAAACTCATCGTTGCCACTGGTGCTGCAGAGGTTCCAAAGTTGGACATGCTTCTCAGAAATGCCAAAGAAAACGGGGTGGATGATCTTCAGTTGATGGAGGGTTCTGAAGCTATGGAGATGGAACCTGAGCTTCGATGTCTTAAAGCTTTACTATCACCTAGTACTGGGATAATTGACTCTCATTCACTCATGCTCTCCCTTTTG GCTGATGCTGAAAACTTGGGAACAACTATATCATATAACACATCAGTTATCAGTGGGCATGTTGGATCCAATGGCCTTGAACTCCATGTTTGTGAAAGCAAAGAGCTGCAGAATTATCAT GAATTTGTGCCCACTCCTCACTATGCGCGTGGGTGTTACTTCACCCTCTCTCAAACCAAGAGTCCTTTCAGTCGGTTAATATATCCTCTACCAGAGGATGGTGGCATAGGAGTCCATGTCACTTTAGATTTGAATGGCCTTGTTAGATTTGGTCCAGATGTTGAATGGATATCTGATGGTGGAAAGGACCATGTGTCATGTTTTCTGAACAA GTTTGATTACTCAGTAAATCCCAATCGCTGTTCTGTATTTTACCCTGTGGTAAGGAAGTATTTTCCAAATCTCAAGGATGGGTCTTTGGAACCTGGTTATTCTGGGATCCGACCAAAGCTTTCTGGTCCTGGACAACCTCCTTCAGATTTTGTTATTCAG GGGTGGGATGTCCATGGTGTTCCTGGACTGGTTAATTTGTTTGGAATAGAATCCCCTGGTTTGACCTCAAGCTTGGCAATTGCTGAACACATTGTTTCAAAGTATTTGTGA
- the LOC100276389 gene encoding L-2-hydroxyglutarate dehydrogenase, mitochondrial isoform X2, protein MLLLRRLVRAGRSWGTEARGLASGAPREAADAVVVGAGVVGLAAARALAMAGREVVVVEAAPSFGTGTSSRNSEVIHAGIYYPPRSLKARLCVRGKEMLYKYCEERGVAHKRISKLIVATGAAEVPKLDMLLRNAKENGVDDLQLMEGSEAMEMEPELRCLKALLSPSTGIIDSHSLMLSLLADAENLGTTISYNTSVISGHVGSNGLELHVCESKELQNYHVGSHVNAQLVLLPKLVINSAGLSAVLLAKQFHGLDQEFVPTPHYARGCYFTLSQTKSPFSRLIYPLPEDGGIGVHVTLDLNGLVRFGPDVEWISDGGKDHVSCFLNKGGMSMVFLDWLICLE, encoded by the exons ATGCTCCTGCTGCGGCGCCTTGTCCGGGCCGGCCGGTCGTGGGGCACCGAGGCGAGAGGCCTCGCCTCGGGGGCCCCGCGGGAGGCGGCGGACGCCGTGGTGGTGGGAGCGGGCGTCGTCGGGctcgcggcggcgcgcgcgctggCGATGGCCGGGCGCGAGGTAGTCGTGGTCGAGGCGGCCCCCAGTTTCGGCACCGGCACCAGTTCCCGCAACAGCGAGGTCATCCACGCCGGTATCTACTACCCTCCGCGAAGTCTTAAG GCTAGGCTTTGTGTAAGGGGAAAGGAAATGCTCTACAAGTACTGTGAAGAACGAGGTGTTGCCCACAAACGAATCAGCAAACTCATCGTTGCCACTGGTGCTGCAGAGGTTCCAAAGTTGGACATGCTTCTCAGAAATGCCAAAGAAAACGGGGTGGATGATCTTCAGTTGATGGAGGGTTCTGAAGCTATGGAGATGGAACCTGAGCTTCGATGTCTTAAAGCTTTACTATCACCTAGTACTGGGATAATTGACTCTCATTCACTCATGCTCTCCCTTTTG GCTGATGCTGAAAACTTGGGAACAACTATATCATATAACACATCAGTTATCAGTGGGCATGTTGGATCCAATGGCCTTGAACTCCATGTTTGTGAAAGCAAAGAGCTGCAGAATTATCATGTAGGGTCTCATGTGAACGCACAACTTGTTTTGCTTCCGAAGCTTGTGATAAACTCTGCAGGTCTGAGTGCAGTTCTACTTGCCAAACAATTTCATGGCCTTGACCAGGAATTTGTGCCCACTCCTCACTATGCGCGTGGGTGTTACTTCACCCTCTCTCAAACCAAGAGTCCTTTCAGTCGGTTAATATATCCTCTACCAGAGGATGGTGGCATAGGAGTCCATGTCACTTTAGATTTGAATGGCCTTGTTAGATTTGGTCCAGATGTTGAATGGATATCTGATGGTGGAAAGGACCATGTGTCATGTTTTCTGAACAA GGGTGGGATGTCCATGGTGTTCCTGGACTGGTTAATTTGTTTGGAATAG